The following proteins are encoded in a genomic region of Sorangiineae bacterium MSr12523:
- a CDS encoding deoxyhypusine synthase family protein, producing the protein MTTPASSTPSLPILEFVLTNYKNFNARSTRDALLGYLRHIEAGGKMFWAVAGAMSSAQLGITLAPAIRAGLIHGLSVTGANLEESLFRLVAHDSYKDFPDYRYFTKEDDTKILEARMRRVTDTSIPEDEAFRAVEKYLVPMWTNASQRGERRFWHEYFYELVQTIGTELHQGNADECWLLAAAKAKLPIVVPGYEDSTFGNIFASHVKTGECSASIAKSGIEYMAHFYDQYQELSTGPGIGFFQIGGGIAGDFPICVVPSIKYDLDQPVKPWAYFCQISDSTTSYGSYSGATPNEKITWDKLTKETPMFVIESDATIVVPLILRALLECKQHPAEAKRLLTNFKG; encoded by the coding sequence ATGACGACGCCCGCTTCCTCGACGCCCTCCCTGCCGATCCTCGAATTCGTTCTCACGAATTACAAGAACTTCAACGCTCGCTCCACGCGTGATGCGCTGCTCGGGTACTTACGGCACATCGAAGCAGGTGGAAAGATGTTCTGGGCCGTCGCCGGGGCCATGTCCTCGGCGCAGCTCGGCATCACGTTGGCCCCCGCCATTCGGGCCGGTCTCATCCACGGCCTCTCGGTCACCGGCGCCAACTTGGAAGAGTCGCTCTTCCGTCTGGTCGCGCACGACAGCTACAAAGATTTCCCCGACTACCGCTACTTCACCAAAGAGGATGACACGAAGATCCTCGAGGCGCGGATGCGCCGGGTGACGGACACGAGCATTCCCGAGGACGAAGCGTTTCGCGCGGTGGAAAAGTACCTCGTCCCCATGTGGACCAACGCCAGCCAGCGCGGCGAGCGGCGTTTCTGGCACGAGTACTTTTACGAGTTGGTTCAGACCATTGGCACCGAGCTTCACCAGGGCAATGCCGACGAGTGTTGGCTCCTCGCCGCCGCGAAGGCCAAGCTCCCCATCGTCGTCCCGGGTTACGAGGACTCGACCTTCGGCAACATCTTCGCCTCGCACGTGAAGACGGGGGAGTGCAGCGCCAGCATTGCCAAGTCGGGCATCGAGTACATGGCGCACTTCTACGACCAGTACCAGGAGCTCTCCACCGGCCCGGGCATCGGCTTCTTCCAGATCGGCGGTGGCATCGCGGGCGACTTCCCCATCTGTGTGGTGCCCTCCATCAAGTACGACCTGGATCAGCCGGTGAAGCCGTGGGCGTACTTCTGCCAAATCTCCGACTCGACGACGTCGTATGGCTCGTATTCGGGCGCGACGCCGAACGAGAAGATCACGTGGGACAAGCTCACGAAGGAGACTCCGATGTTCGTCATCGAATCGGACGCCACCATCGTGGTGCCGCTCATCCTGCGCGCGCTGCTGGAGTGCAAGCAACACCCCGCCGAGGCCAAGCGGCTGCTCACGAATTTCAAAGGATAG
- a CDS encoding serine protease, whose product MKHLAFAAVCCIFACGGGSSGEPGPQDASPDAANDAGTPAWDTGDGATSGGSQLLDGLDPTNANYKAIGRFHGSLTCTAVFVQTSANNPAAPAYALTSGHCPSILGANDVTLDAEPGSDFEVVFNYFANTEQARVRVPVTRIEHATMKGHDLAILKLARTVGELGTLGIAPLAIAPSLPAAGAPIDVVGAPLDTSQSDDFLRRERCIGRASSVNLVEFHWHFFDAQPNDCIDIRSGSSGSPVFARDRVQIHALMNTTARGSEGTTDCYANRPCELTATGYAVRPDASYATPIVGLGGCFDERGSFNLRRAQCPLDDGRQLEVQGGPLGANQPYVMDNGVRRRLRWDRSVKHTEFTHYRYKTGPAHATNCRDLAGYGAPIALNANSVIRDDVPEAEGFYYLCLLGGRSPTPDSTWQNPRFARIEQVQIDTTPPQRLPGTLVHDFDGGGLRVELLFYPPELSQYRYKVGPPASTDCAQPDGYDDYLRIAIPILREEFPAKLCIVGYDEAGNVAPPFARTFE is encoded by the coding sequence GTGAAACACTTGGCCTTCGCCGCCGTGTGCTGCATCTTCGCTTGTGGCGGTGGCTCGTCGGGTGAGCCGGGACCTCAGGATGCGTCGCCCGACGCGGCGAACGACGCTGGCACGCCCGCGTGGGACACGGGCGATGGCGCGACGTCGGGTGGCTCGCAGCTTCTCGATGGACTCGATCCGACGAATGCCAATTACAAGGCCATCGGGCGGTTTCACGGCAGTTTGACCTGTACGGCGGTGTTCGTCCAAACCTCGGCCAACAATCCGGCGGCACCGGCCTATGCCCTGACCAGTGGCCACTGCCCGTCCATCCTGGGGGCCAATGACGTGACCCTCGATGCCGAACCGGGGTCGGATTTCGAGGTCGTGTTCAACTATTTCGCCAATACCGAGCAAGCTCGAGTGCGCGTTCCCGTCACACGGATCGAGCATGCCACGATGAAAGGGCATGACCTGGCGATCCTGAAATTGGCCCGTACCGTGGGCGAACTTGGCACACTCGGGATCGCACCGCTCGCGATCGCACCTTCGTTGCCCGCGGCGGGCGCGCCCATCGACGTCGTCGGGGCACCGCTCGACACGTCGCAGTCGGACGACTTCTTGCGTCGTGAGCGCTGCATCGGGCGCGCTTCGTCCGTGAACCTCGTCGAGTTTCACTGGCACTTTTTCGATGCGCAGCCCAACGACTGCATCGACATTCGCAGCGGCAGCTCCGGCTCTCCGGTGTTCGCGCGCGACCGTGTCCAAATTCACGCCTTGATGAACACCACGGCACGCGGCTCCGAGGGGACCACCGATTGCTACGCCAACCGCCCCTGCGAGCTCACCGCCACGGGCTACGCCGTTCGTCCGGACGCGAGCTACGCGACGCCCATCGTGGGGCTCGGCGGCTGCTTCGACGAGCGCGGCTCGTTCAACCTACGCCGCGCGCAGTGCCCTCTCGACGATGGCCGGCAGCTCGAGGTCCAGGGCGGCCCCCTCGGAGCGAACCAGCCTTACGTCATGGATAACGGCGTTCGCCGCCGTCTGCGGTGGGACCGCTCCGTCAAGCACACGGAGTTTACGCACTATCGATACAAGACAGGCCCCGCCCACGCGACGAATTGCCGCGATCTCGCCGGCTATGGTGCGCCCATCGCGCTCAATGCAAATAGCGTCATCCGCGACGACGTGCCCGAGGCCGAAGGCTTTTACTATTTGTGCCTTTTGGGCGGACGAAGCCCAACGCCGGATTCGACGTGGCAAAATCCGCGCTTTGCGCGCATCGAGCAGGTGCAAATCGATACCACGCCGCCCCAGCGCCTACCGGGAACGCTCGTGCACGACTTCGATGGGGGCGGGCTGCGCGTCGAATTGCTCTTCTACCCGCCGGAATTATCGCAATACCGATACAAGGTTGGTCCGCCCGCGAGCACCGATTGCGCGCAGCCGGATGGCTACGACGATTACTTGCGTATCGCGATTCCGATCCTCCGCGAGGAGTTTCCCGCGAAACTCTGCATCGTTGGCTACGACGAGGCCGGAAACGTGGCCCCGCCGTTCGCCCGCACCTTCGAATAG
- a CDS encoding DUF6531 domain-containing protein, with the protein MTGIGRRHGRVAVGHPVDVASGTFFDTQIDHVSAGIVPLSLARTYSTDFIKQENFGAAAAHGPTLPFGPGWRADWQAELRKTLDGFTYTTPDGATFALVNPRAGGFNVTGRLVDPALGIELRRIDDRRVMLIGFDLTRSRLSLIFDLSSDGIQYNLVSVMATKDARLDVYRDTSGRVVTLHQTRERRQYEIAYDGDRVIGVQLRLADQSSRLAASYGYDAQGRLVEVRDERGVVRTYAYDDLHRIVHEAQRGGTTYTVRYRSDGRCIYVSGGNRYQERTLRYDVESRQTWVFDSHGQATHYQWNEHGQVMQTTSPMGVQTRAEFDDDGRIVRQTLPSGSLVEYEYDETGKRVATRFPGGRETRMYHDDQHRLVRIEESTGARLRYTYDEDNNPIAVYVNDLPPWQYQYNTFGETTEIRAPSGAAAYVTYDAYGGVSAETDYDGNTWQWGRDVLGRALWETDALGSVRRIEYLDDFGSMRLIEPDGRVLERHVSADERTVVMRLPGGATTSLQFSSCGQPIELRDAEGAITTLTWGSEPGELLTIENANRQQYTVTYDADMRMVERRTFDGRHIRTEWDRDRVAATVDTMGNRFEYEYDERGYLIRRLGPEGLTEYAYDKYGNMASIETPESRLRLEWDDQGHIIAEEQDGVRVERKLDVMGQPIAHVTPFGEISRFTWTPGGQCVDLRYRDTTIHFGWNALGQETSRSLPGAGVFEHVYDSCGRLAGQAFRREGQPDGAPSFMRQFAYDQRGYLASIEDSLRGRRRLLHDNRGDLVGVVRDQGASEFYEYDLARNRTLQANTDRGAEFARALETAGYHALLQVLGGIPAESFRSSYAPGNRLVTVEGVRKKIELTYDANGQVVSKSVIREDGKQDLWQYEWNSRGQLVGLEDPKGGRWAYRYDGCGRRISKKSPTGFVWTYVWIGDLLVHVLRDGELGETYVHEPYGTCPILRDDGAVHYILPDQAQAPSEEVDAAGTLTWAARKDTWGDDFSDCGTSGGEPFFGQWYDRESGLHYNTQRYYDPEIGRFLSPDPMDIQTGLHAYLGTWDPFTQYDRNGLVITPQSSTRYGGPYTNDQIDTSTVNRAPIGNQSRVKDTGKATINSGPDAGSEVNLQGNTLCSVSQGQGEPKFHTLNGTNNTHNKQTGQTNKDARTRPTGMDPAISPVTWNHAEMHAFNALLQGNAPGIERGGEPIRLDISRAPCTQKNGCDAYIKRLAAQVAEMYQTDVIIDWPPRTKNKPRMKVSCPAT; encoded by the coding sequence ATGACGGGGATTGGAAGACGTCATGGGCGCGTCGCCGTGGGCCACCCCGTCGACGTCGCGAGCGGCACCTTTTTCGACACCCAGATCGATCACGTTTCTGCCGGCATCGTGCCCTTGTCGTTGGCTCGTACGTACAGCACCGACTTCATCAAGCAGGAAAATTTCGGTGCCGCCGCCGCCCACGGGCCGACTCTTCCTTTTGGCCCGGGGTGGCGCGCGGATTGGCAAGCAGAGCTCCGGAAAACCCTCGATGGCTTTACGTATACGACGCCCGATGGGGCGACGTTCGCCCTCGTCAACCCTCGAGCTGGAGGCTTCAACGTCACGGGTCGGCTCGTGGATCCGGCATTGGGAATCGAGCTTCGACGGATCGATGATCGACGGGTCATGCTCATTGGCTTCGATTTGACCCGGAGTCGCCTCTCGCTCATTTTCGACCTTTCGTCCGACGGCATCCAATACAATTTGGTTTCGGTCATGGCGACGAAAGACGCTCGTCTCGACGTCTATCGCGACACGTCGGGGCGTGTGGTGACGCTCCATCAAACCCGCGAACGTCGCCAATACGAGATCGCCTACGATGGCGACCGCGTGATCGGCGTGCAGCTCCGATTGGCGGATCAAAGCAGCCGACTTGCGGCCAGTTACGGTTACGACGCACAAGGGAGGCTCGTCGAAGTTCGTGATGAACGCGGCGTCGTTCGAACGTACGCCTACGACGACCTTCATCGCATCGTGCATGAAGCGCAACGGGGGGGCACCACGTATACCGTGCGCTATCGGTCCGATGGTCGGTGCATCTACGTAAGCGGCGGGAATCGTTATCAAGAACGCACCCTCCGATACGACGTGGAGAGCCGTCAAACCTGGGTCTTCGATAGCCACGGTCAAGCCACGCATTATCAATGGAACGAGCATGGTCAGGTGATGCAGACGACGTCACCCATGGGAGTCCAAACGCGTGCGGAGTTCGATGACGACGGCCGGATCGTTCGTCAGACGCTGCCGTCGGGCTCTCTCGTCGAGTACGAATATGACGAGACGGGAAAGCGCGTGGCAACGCGCTTTCCCGGCGGACGTGAAACGCGAATGTACCATGACGATCAACATCGTCTCGTTCGCATCGAGGAGTCGACCGGTGCCCGCCTGCGCTACACCTACGACGAAGACAACAATCCCATTGCTGTCTACGTGAATGATCTGCCGCCCTGGCAATACCAATACAACACGTTCGGCGAAACGACGGAAATTCGTGCTCCGTCCGGCGCTGCCGCCTACGTGACATATGACGCATATGGCGGCGTGAGCGCGGAGACCGACTATGACGGCAACACGTGGCAATGGGGCCGCGACGTGTTGGGGCGCGCGTTATGGGAAACGGACGCGCTCGGGAGTGTCCGCCGCATCGAGTATCTCGATGACTTCGGGTCCATGCGACTGATCGAACCCGATGGCCGTGTTCTCGAGCGCCACGTCTCCGCAGACGAACGCACCGTCGTGATGCGCCTTCCTGGCGGGGCAACGACGTCTCTTCAGTTCAGTTCGTGCGGACAGCCCATCGAGCTTCGGGATGCCGAGGGGGCCATCACCACACTGACCTGGGGCTCGGAGCCCGGCGAGCTTCTCACGATCGAGAACGCCAATCGCCAGCAATATACCGTCACGTACGATGCGGACATGCGGATGGTCGAGCGTCGGACGTTCGACGGTCGCCACATTCGAACCGAGTGGGATCGCGATCGCGTTGCGGCGACCGTGGACACCATGGGAAACCGTTTCGAGTACGAGTACGATGAACGCGGGTATTTGATACGCCGTCTCGGTCCCGAGGGCCTCACCGAATACGCGTACGACAAGTACGGAAACATGGCGAGTATCGAGACACCCGAATCGAGGCTCCGCTTGGAATGGGACGATCAAGGGCACATCATCGCCGAGGAGCAAGATGGGGTGCGCGTAGAGCGCAAACTCGATGTCATGGGACAACCCATCGCCCACGTGACACCGTTCGGCGAGATTTCGCGATTCACATGGACTCCTGGTGGACAATGCGTCGACCTTCGATATCGCGACACGACGATCCATTTTGGATGGAATGCGCTGGGGCAAGAAACGAGTCGCTCGCTCCCGGGCGCGGGAGTCTTCGAGCACGTCTACGACTCGTGCGGCCGGCTCGCGGGCCAAGCTTTTCGTCGTGAGGGGCAGCCGGATGGTGCTCCGTCGTTCATGCGGCAGTTCGCGTACGACCAGCGAGGCTATCTGGCAAGCATCGAGGATTCGCTTCGCGGTCGCAGGCGACTGCTTCACGACAATCGTGGTGATCTGGTCGGGGTGGTTCGCGACCAGGGGGCGAGCGAGTTTTACGAGTACGACCTCGCGAGAAATCGCACGCTCCAAGCGAACACCGATCGCGGGGCGGAATTCGCACGAGCGCTCGAGACGGCTGGCTACCACGCGCTACTTCAGGTTCTCGGCGGTATTCCTGCCGAGTCGTTTCGCTCCAGTTATGCACCCGGCAACCGTCTCGTGACCGTCGAAGGGGTACGGAAGAAAATCGAGCTGACGTACGATGCAAACGGGCAAGTTGTATCGAAGTCCGTCATTCGCGAAGACGGCAAGCAGGACCTTTGGCAATACGAGTGGAACTCTCGAGGCCAACTCGTCGGGCTCGAGGACCCGAAGGGAGGCCGCTGGGCATATCGCTACGACGGGTGCGGACGCCGTATCTCGAAAAAGAGCCCAACCGGCTTCGTCTGGACCTACGTCTGGATCGGCGATCTGCTCGTCCATGTGCTTCGCGACGGCGAGCTCGGTGAGACCTATGTGCACGAACCCTATGGCACCTGCCCGATTTTGCGCGATGACGGGGCCGTCCACTACATTCTGCCCGATCAAGCACAGGCGCCCAGTGAAGAAGTGGACGCTGCCGGGACATTGACGTGGGCGGCTCGAAAGGACACGTGGGGTGACGACTTCTCCGATTGCGGAACGAGCGGCGGCGAGCCGTTTTTCGGTCAATGGTACGACAGGGAGAGCGGCCTTCATTACAATACCCAGCGCTACTACGATCCCGAAATCGGGCGATTCTTGTCTCCCGATCCCATGGATATCCAGACCGGATTGCATGCGTACCTTGGAACCTGGGATCCGTTTACCCAGTACGATCGCAATGGCCTGGTCATTACGCCGCAATCGTCTACGCGATACGGCGGTCCTTACACGAATGACCAAATCGACACGAGTACGGTCAATCGGGCGCCGATAGGCAACCAAAGCCGCGTAAAAGATACGGGCAAGGCGACGATCAACAGCGGACCGGATGCGGGATCGGAGGTAAATCTCCAAGGCAACACGCTGTGCTCCGTGAGCCAGGGACAAGGCGAGCCCAAATTTCATACGTTGAACGGCACCAACAATACGCACAACAAGCAGACCGGCCAAACGAACAAAGACGCGAGAACGAGACCGACGGGGATGGATCCAGCCATTTCACCGGTAACGTGGAATCACGCGGAGATGCATGCATTCAATGCATTGTTGCAGGGAAATGCTCCCGGTATCGAACGAGGCGGTGAGCCGATCAGGCTCGACATCAGTCGCGCGCCGTGCACACAGAAGAACGGGTGCGATGCCTACATAAAAAGGCTGGCAGCCCAAGTTGCAGAAATGTACCAGACTGACGTCATCATCGACTGGCCACCCCGAACGAAGAACAAGCCCCGAATGAAGGTGTCGTGCCCAGCCACGTGA
- a CDS encoding FAD-binding oxidoreductase, which translates to MGSPANGQSTLSGWGRVPVPGHEQLSENLEAATRGAVLCRGLGRSYGDSSLPANASDKVVATRLANRILAFDPETGILRAEAGLCLADLNRLFIPRGYFTPVTPGTKFVTVGGMVASDVHGKNHHIEGCFGAHVRSLRMRLASDDIVTCSETENPDLFYATIGGMGLLGHILEVEFKMHRISSPWIWMESERVGDIDEFIAALGHAAPRWPMTVGWIDCLIRGASLGRGILMAGRWATPEEAKAEPPPLPRNKTLPFEFPNWAINSLTVQAFNFAYYWKHMDHRGSGVVGTEPFFYPLDAVLHWNRVYGARGFTQYQCVLPRAAGPRAVREFMELMTKLGGASPLCVIKDCGPEGKGLLSFPLEGTSIAIDMAISADTQRIVDRLNEFVIAAGGRIYLTKDGFTRAEHFAAMEPRLPKFLAAREKWDPKRRLRSAQSHRLFGDPA; encoded by the coding sequence ATGGGTTCGCCGGCAAACGGACAATCCACGCTATCGGGTTGGGGCCGGGTGCCCGTTCCGGGTCACGAGCAGCTCTCGGAGAATCTGGAGGCGGCCACCCGCGGTGCCGTGCTTTGCCGCGGGTTGGGTCGCTCGTACGGGGACTCCTCGCTGCCGGCCAATGCCAGCGACAAGGTCGTGGCCACGCGATTGGCCAATCGCATTCTCGCGTTCGATCCGGAGACCGGCATTCTGCGGGCGGAGGCGGGGCTGTGTTTGGCCGATTTGAATCGCCTCTTCATTCCGCGGGGGTATTTCACCCCCGTGACCCCAGGGACGAAGTTCGTCACCGTGGGTGGCATGGTGGCGAGCGACGTGCACGGGAAGAATCACCACATCGAGGGGTGTTTCGGTGCGCACGTGCGCTCCCTGCGCATGCGCCTGGCGAGCGACGACATCGTCACCTGCAGCGAAACCGAGAATCCTGATTTGTTTTACGCCACCATCGGTGGAATGGGCCTCTTGGGGCACATTCTGGAGGTGGAATTCAAAATGCACCGCATCTCCTCCCCATGGATTTGGATGGAGAGCGAGCGCGTGGGCGACATCGACGAATTCATCGCCGCCCTGGGCCATGCCGCGCCCCGCTGGCCGATGACCGTGGGCTGGATCGATTGTCTGATCCGCGGTGCCTCGCTGGGCCGGGGCATTTTGATGGCCGGTCGATGGGCCACGCCCGAGGAAGCCAAGGCCGAGCCTCCCCCGTTGCCGCGGAACAAGACGCTGCCCTTCGAGTTTCCCAATTGGGCGATCAATTCGCTGACCGTGCAGGCTTTCAACTTTGCCTATTATTGGAAGCACATGGACCATCGCGGTTCGGGCGTGGTGGGCACGGAGCCATTCTTTTATCCGCTCGACGCCGTGCTGCATTGGAATCGCGTTTATGGCGCGCGCGGCTTCACGCAATACCAATGCGTGCTTCCGCGAGCGGCAGGTCCCCGCGCGGTTCGGGAGTTCATGGAGCTCATGACCAAGTTGGGCGGCGCATCGCCCTTGTGCGTCATCAAGGACTGCGGCCCCGAAGGCAAAGGCCTCTTGTCGTTTCCGCTCGAGGGGACGTCCATCGCCATTGACATGGCCATCTCGGCCGACACACAACGAATCGTGGATCGCTTGAACGAATTCGTCATCGCGGCCGGTGGCCGCATCTACTTGACCAAGGATGGCTTTACGCGCGCCGAGCATTTCGCTGCGATGGAGCCACGCTTGCCGAAGTTCCTGGCCGCACGCGAAAAGTGGGATCCCAAGCGACGGCTCCGCAGCGCACAATCGCATCGCCTCTTTGGAGACCCCGCATGA
- the nikR gene encoding nickel-responsive transcriptional regulator NikR, whose translation MKDDLVRFGIAMEGSLLTAFDKVVEARGGSRSEAFRDLARAEVTRTQLRKGAEAVGTLTIIYDHHVRELNDRLTEIQHELGTQIFATTHVHLDHHRCLEVIMVRGHADQLQAVADRIIAIRGVIHGGLQLFTDVPHKPAWQRQSKAAAPAEHTHDHEHTHGHGHKAEPKKAAPRRKA comes from the coding sequence ATGAAAGACGATCTCGTACGGTTCGGAATCGCAATGGAGGGGTCGCTTTTGACGGCCTTCGACAAAGTCGTCGAGGCCCGCGGTGGTTCGCGCTCGGAAGCGTTCCGCGATCTGGCGCGGGCGGAGGTCACCCGCACGCAGCTTCGCAAGGGCGCCGAGGCCGTGGGAACGCTCACCATCATTTACGACCACCACGTTCGCGAGCTCAACGATCGGCTCACCGAGATCCAACACGAGCTGGGCACGCAGATCTTCGCCACCACGCACGTGCACCTCGATCATCATCGCTGCCTCGAGGTCATCATGGTGCGGGGGCACGCCGACCAGCTGCAGGCGGTGGCCGATCGCATCATCGCCATCCGCGGCGTGATCCATGGCGGACTGCAGCTCTTCACGGACGTGCCGCACAAGCCCGCGTGGCAGCGCCAGTCGAAGGCCGCCGCACCGGCCGAGCACACGCACGATCACGAGCACACGCACGGCCATGGCCACAAGGCCGAGCCCAAAAAGGCAGCGCCGCGACGCAAAGCCTGA
- a CDS encoding SDR family NAD(P)-dependent oxidoreductase: MRVLIFGATSNIATEVAKIHAERGDQLHLVARNAEKLAEVATHLGEKVTTRVADFGDLDANAALVEECITALGGVDAALIAHGDLGDQLASERSFKDAEAILRVNFTSVVSLLIPLANHMEATRHGRIGVITSVAGDRGRPRNYTYGAAKGALNVYLQGLRTRLYAAGVPVTTLKLGPVDTPMTRDHAKHSLFGKPVRVARSIVSAMDAGTAEAYVPFFWRAIMPIVKNTPEPVFQRLPFLSGR, encoded by the coding sequence ATGCGCGTACTCATTTTCGGGGCCACGTCCAACATTGCCACCGAGGTGGCGAAGATCCACGCCGAGCGCGGCGATCAGCTTCATTTGGTCGCGCGCAATGCGGAAAAGCTCGCCGAGGTGGCCACGCATTTGGGTGAGAAGGTCACCACGCGGGTGGCGGATTTCGGGGACCTGGACGCGAATGCCGCGCTGGTGGAGGAATGCATTACCGCGTTGGGCGGTGTGGACGCGGCGTTGATTGCCCACGGCGATCTCGGGGATCAGCTGGCCAGCGAGCGCTCGTTCAAGGACGCCGAGGCGATTTTGCGCGTGAATTTCACCAGCGTGGTCTCGCTGCTCATTCCGCTGGCAAACCACATGGAGGCCACGCGGCACGGGCGCATCGGCGTGATCACGTCGGTGGCAGGCGACCGCGGGCGGCCTCGGAATTACACGTACGGCGCGGCCAAGGGCGCGCTCAACGTGTACCTGCAAGGGCTTCGCACGCGGCTGTACGCCGCGGGGGTGCCGGTGACGACCTTGAAGCTCGGGCCCGTGGACACGCCCATGACGCGCGACCATGCGAAGCACTCGCTCTTCGGCAAGCCGGTGCGGGTGGCCCGTTCCATCGTGTCCGCCATGGATGCAGGCACCGCGGAAGCGTACGTTCCGTTCTTCTGGCGGGCGATCATGCCCATCGTGAAGAACACGCCGGAGCCGGTGTTTCAGCGATTGCCGTTTTTGTCCGGGCGATAA
- a CDS encoding aminotransferase class V-fold PLP-dependent enzyme, with amino-acid sequence MRMAAESSWGQPLSLHAAGARARYALDHARQEVSTYVGAMPHEIAFVGSGREALARAFDLAIGQIGDGGTIVSSHLEHPSVLAMVEEASRAGHPVHWLALPGGVPNGDDVLALEKASLVALSMCNHELGTFLDVAALAPNAVRLVDAVQSAPWISLDSLNDDKTFYALSGSKLGAPMSVGVLRVPTKIYYAERERGSSIEGDSPPWLTAVGLGAVCAVRGPRRADALRRAREACDRLRAGLLEVDANLLVNGDEKARLGTILNVSFPGVFGKSLVSALSLEGICISHTAACQSRRSDVSPVVRVAYPDVPERAQGATRWSVSEDVTEDDIACAIRTTREILRTERRDAP; translated from the coding sequence ATGCGCATGGCCGCAGAATCATCATGGGGCCAACCGCTGTCGCTTCACGCTGCGGGGGCCCGCGCACGCTACGCTCTCGACCATGCGCGCCAGGAGGTTTCGACCTACGTGGGGGCGATGCCACACGAGATCGCATTCGTTGGAAGCGGTCGGGAAGCACTCGCTCGTGCCTTTGACCTGGCCATTGGCCAGATCGGGGACGGCGGAACCATCGTCTCGAGCCATCTCGAGCACCCGTCCGTTTTGGCCATGGTGGAGGAAGCCTCGAGAGCGGGGCACCCCGTCCACTGGTTGGCACTGCCGGGAGGAGTTCCAAATGGGGACGACGTGTTGGCTCTGGAAAAGGCGTCGTTGGTTGCGCTCTCCATGTGCAATCACGAATTGGGAACCTTCCTCGACGTTGCCGCCCTCGCTCCCAATGCGGTCCGCCTCGTCGATGCCGTGCAGTCTGCCCCATGGATTTCACTCGACTCGTTGAACGACGACAAGACGTTCTACGCCTTATCCGGTTCGAAGCTCGGCGCCCCCATGAGCGTTGGCGTACTGCGCGTACCGACGAAGATCTATTACGCAGAACGTGAAAGAGGCTCGAGCATCGAGGGCGACAGCCCTCCCTGGCTTACCGCTGTCGGCCTCGGAGCGGTATGCGCAGTACGCGGCCCGCGCCGCGCCGACGCGTTGCGCCGAGCCCGCGAAGCATGCGACAGGCTTCGCGCTGGATTGCTCGAAGTGGATGCCAACCTCCTCGTCAATGGCGACGAAAAGGCGCGTCTGGGTACGATCCTGAACGTCTCGTTTCCTGGGGTATTCGGAAAATCTCTCGTATCCGCGCTCAGCCTCGAAGGTATCTGCATCAGCCACACGGCGGCCTGCCAATCACGTCGCAGCGACGTCTCGCCGGTGGTTCGCGTGGCGTATCCTGACGTTCCGGAGCGTGCCCAGGGGGCTACCCGTTGGAGCGTCTCGGAAGACGTCACCGAGGACGATATCGCATGCGCGATTCGTACGACGCGAGAGATCTTGCGCACCGAACGAAGGGACGCGCCATGA
- a CDS encoding SDR family NAD(P)-dependent oxidoreductase: MKAIVLGGTSGMGRAIAQRLAERGDGVFLLGIGDTELERSAADLKSRHPSRVDVGYAVCDLEKPETFAGALDAADAALSGFDAVIVTAGLFATQEKLEADIEFTRRLVTVNYANTVVFCEHARKRLLERGGGHLTVFSSVAGDRGRKPVAIYGSAKAGLSVYLEALDHKFHAAGLSVLCVKPGFVKTAMTAGLKPPPFAGEPDQVANDVIRAMDARKPMIYTPGIWALVMLVIRWLPRFVMRKIGF, translated from the coding sequence ATGAAGGCCATCGTTCTGGGCGGCACCTCGGGCATGGGCCGCGCCATCGCACAGCGTCTGGCAGAGCGCGGCGACGGCGTATTTCTCTTGGGCATCGGCGACACGGAGCTCGAGCGAAGCGCGGCCGATTTGAAATCGCGTCACCCTTCGCGGGTCGACGTGGGGTATGCCGTTTGCGATCTGGAGAAGCCGGAGACGTTCGCCGGCGCGCTCGACGCCGCGGATGCCGCGCTGTCAGGCTTCGACGCGGTCATCGTCACCGCGGGGTTGTTCGCCACGCAGGAAAAGCTGGAGGCGGACATCGAGTTCACGCGCCGGCTGGTCACGGTGAATTACGCGAACACGGTGGTCTTCTGCGAGCACGCACGAAAGCGCCTTCTGGAGCGCGGCGGCGGGCACCTCACGGTGTTCTCCTCGGTGGCGGGCGATCGCGGGCGCAAGCCAGTGGCGATTTACGGATCGGCCAAGGCAGGGCTTTCGGTGTACCTGGAGGCGCTCGATCACAAGTTCCACGCGGCCGGGCTCTCCGTGCTTTGCGTGAAACCTGGGTTCGTGAAAACGGCCATGACCGCGGGGCTGAAACCGCCGCCGTTCGCCGGCGAGCCCGATCAGGTCGCGAACGACGTCATCCGTGCGATGGATGCACGCAAACCGATGATTTACACACCGGGCATCTGGGCGCTGGTCATGCTGGTGATTCGCTGGCTGCCACGCTTCGTGATGCGCAAAATCGGGTTTTGA